The Methanobacterium sp. BAmetb5 genome includes a region encoding these proteins:
- a CDS encoding DNA-directed RNA polymerase subunit B'': MVKNAWGLVDAFFDEYKLVDHHIKSYNDFVDHRIQDIIDITEPIVLEQGEYCIQTGKVEIRKPYIKEADGSKSKVYPTEARLRNLTYSAHMYMDMALTKGEEEPNLEKVYIGELPVMLKSNICHLNGLGYNELEDKGEDPQDPGGYFIVNGSERAIVTMEEIAPNKIILERIGEKEDRRARAIVTSIKSGFRARITLEYRKPRKKGVFLRISFPYVPGEIPLVVLLRALGLEKDVDLVSSVSEENDVQFLLIDDIQTSEITNTYDAIKYIGNRVAKGMTEEYRIKRAEDVIDRYLLPHIGVEPEKRAEKATYLAEMTEMLLQVIFDEREPHDKDHYANKRLRVSGDLMEDLFRVAFTSLTRDMTYQLERSLARGKEPSVKQAVRSDVLTENIKHAIATGNWVGGRAGVSQLLDRTSYMGTLSHLKRVVSPLSRSQPHFEARDLHPTQFGKICPNETPEGPNCGLVKNLAILAKISEGSDPNELESVIKKMKSINPI, encoded by the coding sequence ACCTATTGTTTTGGAACAGGGAGAATACTGCATACAGACTGGTAAAGTAGAAATTAGGAAACCTTACATTAAAGAAGCTGATGGTTCCAAGAGTAAGGTCTATCCCACTGAAGCCAGGCTCAGAAATCTCACCTACTCCGCCCACATGTACATGGACATGGCTCTGACCAAGGGAGAAGAAGAACCTAATCTGGAGAAAGTGTACATTGGTGAACTTCCGGTAATGTTAAAGTCCAATATCTGCCACCTGAATGGGCTGGGCTATAACGAGCTGGAAGACAAGGGAGAAGACCCCCAAGACCCTGGAGGTTACTTCATTGTAAACGGCTCAGAACGGGCCATTGTTACTATGGAAGAGATCGCACCCAACAAGATCATCCTAGAGAGAATCGGGGAAAAAGAAGACCGCCGGGCAAGAGCCATTGTAACTTCGATAAAAAGTGGTTTCAGAGCACGTATCACACTGGAATACCGTAAACCAAGGAAAAAAGGTGTATTCCTCCGGATATCATTCCCTTACGTACCAGGAGAAATACCACTGGTGGTTTTACTCCGTGCACTGGGACTGGAAAAAGATGTGGACCTGGTAAGCAGTGTTTCCGAAGAAAATGATGTACAATTTTTACTCATAGATGATATTCAAACCTCAGAAATCACCAACACCTACGATGCCATCAAATACATTGGTAATCGGGTGGCCAAGGGAATGACTGAGGAATACCGGATCAAAAGGGCGGAAGATGTTATTGACCGTTACCTTTTACCACACATTGGTGTGGAACCGGAAAAAAGAGCAGAAAAGGCCACATATCTGGCTGAAATGACAGAGATGTTACTGCAAGTTATTTTTGATGAACGTGAACCACACGACAAGGACCACTATGCCAATAAAAGGCTCCGAGTATCAGGAGACCTTATGGAAGACCTGTTCAGGGTAGCATTCACCAGTTTGACTCGTGATATGACCTATCAGCTGGAAAGAAGCCTGGCACGAGGAAAAGAACCATCGGTTAAACAGGCAGTACGTTCTGATGTCCTCACTGAAAACATCAAACACGCCATAGCCACTGGAAACTGGGTAGGTGGACGGGCCGGAGTAAGCCAGTTACTGGATCGTACCAGTTACATGGGAACTCTATCTCACCTTAAACGTGTTGTTTCTCCTCTTTCAAGGAGTCAGCCTCACTTTGAAGCTCGTGACCTGCACCCAACTCAATTTGGGAAGATATGTCCCAATGAAACCCCAGAGGGTCCTAACTGTGGATTGGTGAAGAACCTGGCCATACTGGCCAAAATATCAGAAGGTTCGGATCCAAATGAGTTGGAATCAGTAATCAAGAAAATGAAGAGCATCAACCCTATTTAG